Proteins from a genomic interval of Musa acuminata AAA Group cultivar baxijiao chromosome BXJ1-9, Cavendish_Baxijiao_AAA, whole genome shotgun sequence:
- the LOC103999233 gene encoding uncharacterized protein LOC103999233: MHVHPTLSAAQYLCHAPVHAKTFSPSLLRKNISNRMPKRCLPPNASSTPTSSDAAGVEVSKPKRSVGARLRSAVRNRSIKEFMETINEEWRDYSSSIPIHYLPMEVLQMLYCFMVRNGGMFLIKPAEDYAVDLGITWTASLTKDQLPLAFGCSINTTQAYRGTVLLKNAKYIVDSLIRMQLTQKLEKILLPMIDKLALSCSLEEKERMALIFPLLSVLVMVVSLISLKNTVV; this comes from the exons ATGCATGTCCATCCAACCTTAAGCGCTGCCCAATATTTATGCCATGCTCCTGTACATGCTAAAACCTTCTCTCCCTCTTTACTGAGGAAGAACATCTCCAACAGGATGCCTAAACGGTGTCTACCACCAAACGCAAGTTCGACGCCGACCTCGTCGGACGCAGCAGGGGTAGAGGTTAGCAAACCCAAAAGATCGGTCGGCGCAAGACTGCGTTCGGCCGTGAGGAACAGAAGCATTAAGGAATTCATGGAAACCATCAACGAGGAATGGAGAGATTATTCTAGTTCCATTCCAATTCATTATTTGCCAATG GAAGTCCTGCAAATGTTGTACTGTTTCATGGTGAGGAACGGCGGGATGTTCCTGATCAAACCGGCAGAGGATTATGCGGTTGATCTCGGCATCACATGGACGGCGA GTTTGACGAAGGATCAGTTACCCTTGGCCTTTGGCTGCAGCATCAATACAACTCAAGCATACAGGGGGACTGTACTGCTAAA GAATGCAAAATATATTGTTGACTCGCTGATCCGAATGCAGTTGACACAG AAGTTGGAGAAGATTCTTCTGCCCATGATAGATAAGCTTGCACTCAGCTGCTCCcttgaagagaaggaaaggatggCCCTAATATTTCCCCTGCTTAGTGTACTGGTCATGGTTGTATCTCTTATCTCCTTAAAGAACACAGTAGTCTAA
- the LOC103999234 gene encoding fasciclin-like arabinogalactan protein 7: MGLAAIFCVISLLALSISSPTTAQTPPAPFLPPSPAPAPAPAPHFVNLTELLSVAGPFHTFLNYLLQTRVIETFQNQVNNTKQGISIFVPKDSAFASLKKSDLGNLTQDQLRILFLYHAFPKYYSLSDFKNLSNLNSVSTFAGGQYALNITYTFGLISIGSDWANPKITSSVYSTAPVAVYEIDGVLLPLAIFSSDPPLAPAPAPAPEATKTSDITPTQSAIGAAPKSSESSTSGGSSYIASVPLLNCFVFALSGSLMLTM, encoded by the coding sequence ATGGGGCTTGCGGCAATCTTTTGTGTGATTTCTCTGCTAGCTTTATCGATCTCTTCTCCTACAACTGCACAGACTCCACCAGCCCCATTCCTACCTCCATCTCCAGCACCTGCTCCTGCGCCTGCCCCACATTTCGTGAACCTCACGGAGCTGCTCTCTGTCGCTGGCCCTTTTCATACCTTCCTCAATTATCTACTACAAACTCGAGTCATCGAAACATTTCAGAACCAAGTTAACAACACCAAACAAGGCATCAGTATCTTCGTTCCCAAGGATTCAGCTTTTGCATCGCTTAAAAAGTCTGACCTTGGCAATCTTACCCAAGACCAACTCAGGATCCTCTTCCTCTACCATGCCTTCCCCAAGTACTATTCTCTATCCGATTTCAAGAACCTGAGCAATTTGAATTCTGTCAGCACATTTGCTGGTGGGCAGTATGCTCTGAACATCACTTATACGTTTGGGCTCATCAGCATCGGTTCGGATTGGGCAAACCCGAAGATTACTAGCAGTGTCTACTCGACAGCCCCAGTGGCTGTTTATGAGATCGATGGGGTTCTGCTTCCATTAGCAATCTTCAGCTCTGATCCACCACTAGCACCAGCTCCGGCGCCAGCTCCGGAGGCCACGAAAACATCGGATATAACTCCAACCCAAAGTGCAATCGGTGCTGCACCCAAAAGCTCCGAGTCATCAACCAGTGGTGGCTCTTCATACATCGCCAGTGTTCCTCTCTTGAACTGCTTTGTTTTTGCTCTTTCCGGCAGTTTGATGCTTACTATGTGA